CCACTAGCATAGGCCAACGCATATAACGCCATACACGCCCCCATTTTTGCGAACTAGTTGGCCTGCGCATGGAATATACAACGGCTGGTAGCAAAGCGATTGCAGCGATACTAATTGCCACCAAAAAGTTAGTTTTAGAGGGAAAGAACAAACTCATAATGTCTAAATCTGGGCGCCAAGTCAGTGCTGACATCAACCAGACAAAAAAAGGGCGAAGCAAAACAAGCAAAGTTAAGTTGAACCCAAGCGGTGTACGATATACGCCATACTTATCCCAATATTCAGGCCCAAACCGCCCAATTAACTTACTCACACTGCCCTCTCTATTTCTGTATGTTTTATTAGCTCCCCGTCCTGAGGATGAGCTTTGTCATTATCATTTACCCTTGATGCTGTTCAAATAAAGCGATTAAAGCTGCCTCATCCATCACTTCAACACCTAAGTCTTGTGCTTTTGTCAGTTTAGAACCAGCCTTTTCACCTGCAACCAAAGCATGTGTATTTTTGGAAACACTGCCAGCGACTTTGGCCCCTAATGCTTGTAACCTCGCTTTTGCATCATTTCGATTTAACTGGCTCAAAGTACCGGTTAATACATACGTTAGACCTTCAAGCGGCTGAGATTGCTCTGAGGGTGCTTCGATATCAGACCAGTGAACGCCCACCTCTTGAAGCTCAGCAACAACTTGTTGATTATGCTGCTCACCAAAAAACGCATGGATATTATGTGCCACGATAACACCAACATCACTCACCTCTTGTAGACTTTCAATGGAGGCGTTCATAACATTTTCAAGTGTTAAGTAATGATTCGCTAAATTTTGTGCCGTTGCTTCACCCACTTCTCTAATGCCTAGCGCATACAAAAATTTCGCTAATGTTGTCTGCTTGCCAGCTTCCAGTGCATTTACTAAGTTTTTAGCTGATTTAGGGCCCATTCGCTCTAAGGACTCAAAGTGGCCTTGACGCAACTTAAACAGCTCTGCAGGCGTTTTTATTAGTTCTCTGTCCACCAGTTGCTCAACTATCTTATCGCCCAGCCCATCTATATCTAAGGCTTTTCGCGATGAAAAATGTTTAATCGCTTCCTTTCTCTGCGCTTGGCACACTAACCCGCCCGTACAACGCGCAACAGCTTCTCCCTCCACACGTTCAACATGTGAGTCACACACTGGACACGTCTTTGGAAACTCAATGTCGTAAGCCTCTTCAGG
This genomic window from Pseudoalteromonas luteoviolacea contains:
- a CDS encoding DUF2919 domain-containing protein, translated to MGRFGPEYWDKYGVYRTPLGFNLTLLVLLRPFFVWLMSALTWRPDLDIMSLFFPSKTNFLVAISIAAIALLPAVVYSMRRPTSSQKWGRVWRYMRWPMLVAAALDLGWLIMQAASNYYQFSFYLASQIVLVSWVILYLINSRYLTCFFGDWPEPDAK